Within the Bacillus sp. FSL K6-3431 genome, the region GTTGCTGAAACGATGAGCGTGGATAATGGCGGAACAATTGTGAATGCATACGGTTCTGTCGGTGAAGAAGAGTGTTGGGGGAAAAGTGCACCTTGGTGCGACTATCACGGTAATGTAGATGGACATACGCTTGGTATAGCTACGTTTGAAGATCCGAATACAACTGAATTCCCAACCTACTGGCATATTCGCAATTATGGACTCATCGCTCCCAATAATTTATATTTTCAGGGTGGACTGCTACTAGGAAAAGGTGAATCTATTTTCTATAACTATCGAATGTATTTTCATGAAGGAAACACCGAAGAAGCGATGGTTAAGGATCGATATCAAGATTATATTCATCCTCCTAAAGTGGAAATGATAAAAGATGAATAATACTAGAAATGACAGGAACAAATTAATGTTAAACTATCCAGCCTCATGGTGGAAAAACATGTGGAGAGAGGCATTGCCCTCTGGAAATGGGGAGATTGGTGCTGCGGTTTACGGAGGTATTAAAGATGAGACGATTCTTCTAAATCACGAGGAATTATGGCATTTAGGACGAAAGCATGAAGTCCCGGACGTCAGCAACACTCTTGCAGAAACGAGAGAGATGATGTCAAAAGGGGAGTATCAAACAGCAAGCTGGAACTTAACAAATGCCTTAAAAGAAAATGGGTACGACACTCGATTAGCATCTAGACTGCCACTTGGCGCATTGAAGGTAACGATGCCCTGCAGCAACGCCTTTCGGAATTATAACAGAACGCTCAATATGGAAACGGGTGAAGTGACGGTTAAATGGGAAGATGGGGGGAAAACATACGAACGGAACTTATTCGCTTCCAGAGCAGACAATCTTATTGTTTATGAGATTACGTCAGAAAATGCTCGCGTTCAAGGTGGCGTTCAATTAGCTCTCCACGACAGTGAAAGTGGGAAAATATCCGATAAATACCCAGCACTGCCAGAGTCTGTTGAAATTATAGCAAACGCACCATATTTCTATTATGCCGCCAAAAACGACGATGGAACTGATTTTGGAGCTGTTCTCCGTGTCATTCCGACTGGGGGGCAAATAATAAATGAATGTGGACGCATTCATTTTACAGATGCAGAAAAAGTGCTTATTTTAGTAAAAGTATTCATCAAAAGTCAACGAGAGAAAGAATGGCATCGGTTGAAAAACGAGTTAATCAATATTGAGCTAAATTATGAGCAACTTCTAATCCGTCATGCTGAAATTCATGGTAATCTATATCGTTCTTCGGTTATTGAATTAGAGGATGCTGACGAGCCGCTTTCTAATGAAGAGCTACTTCTTAAAGCGTATAAAGGGGAAGCACCGACTTCATTAGTTGAAAAGATGTGGGCGTATGGAAGATATTTATTTATTTCCGGTACGAGGCCAGAAGGTCAGCCTATGGGCTTATATGGATTATGGTTTGGTGATTATCGATTAATGTGGGGTCATAATATGGCCAATGAAAATATTCAAATGATGTATTGGCATGCTAACGTCGGCGGATTGATTGAGTTTGTTCCCGCCTTGTTCGATTATTATGATCAGATGATGGATGATTTCAGAAATAATGCTCAAAAACTATATGGTTGCCGTGGAATTTTTATTCCTGCTGGAACTACTCCTGGGATTGGGGTTCCAAATCAAGTCGTTCCCGTCATTATGAACTGGACGGGAGCAGCGGGTTGGTTAGCAAAACATTTTTATGACTATTATTTGTTTACCGGTGACGAAACGTTTTTAAAGGAGAAGGTGTTGCCCTTTATGCGTGAGGCTGCATTGTTTTACGAAGATTTTCTGGTGCTTGGTGATGATGGAAGTTACAAAATGTATCCTTCCGTTTCGCCCGAAAATACACCAGAAAATTATATGCCAAAAGATGGGCAACAACTAGCACACCCAATGCCGACAACGATAAATGCAACTGTCGATTTCGCGATTATAAAGGAATTATTTAGCCAATTAATTGAAGGAAATCAAATCGTTGGTGAAGATTTGAAAGAGATAGAGCAATGGGA harbors:
- a CDS encoding glycosyl hydrolase family 95 catalytic domain-containing protein; the protein is MLNYPASWWKNMWREALPSGNGEIGAAVYGGIKDETILLNHEELWHLGRKHEVPDVSNTLAETREMMSKGEYQTASWNLTNALKENGYDTRLASRLPLGALKVTMPCSNAFRNYNRTLNMETGEVTVKWEDGGKTYERNLFASRADNLIVYEITSENARVQGGVQLALHDSESGKISDKYPALPESVEIIANAPYFYYAAKNDDGTDFGAVLRVIPTGGQIINECGRIHFTDAEKVLILVKVFIKSQREKEWHRLKNELINIELNYEQLLIRHAEIHGNLYRSSVIELEDADEPLSNEELLLKAYKGEAPTSLVEKMWAYGRYLFISGTRPEGQPMGLYGLWFGDYRLMWGHNMANENIQMMYWHANVGGLIEFVPALFDYYDQMMDDFRNNAQKLYGCRGIFIPAGTTPGIGVPNQVVPVIMNWTGAAGWLAKHFYDYYLFTGDETFLKEKVLPFMREAALFYEDFLVLGDDGSYKMYPSVSPENTPENYMPKDGQQLAHPMPTTINATVDFAIIKELFSQLIEGNQIVGEDLKEIEQWEKMLQRIPPYQVNEDGAIREWMHPDFDDRYDHRHMSHIYPIFPGQEFTREEDPELFAAFDKAVKKRLIGAQTGWSLVHMAAIYARLGDGDKSLECLDILARSCILNNFFTLHNDWRDMGICMNSQTAPVQLDANIGWINAVQEMLIYVSPSLVKLLPAVPSKWKRGKVRNMRFTTGKISFSWDYEVGQFSGKLEAERETEITLMMPKFCEYYYLSDDCTFDKSSVAFNCYDIKMRPGEALSFHSK